A section of the Malus sylvestris chromosome 17, drMalSylv7.2, whole genome shotgun sequence genome encodes:
- the LOC126612641 gene encoding LOB domain-containing protein 22-like isoform X2, whose translation MSSSSHSHNHTHHISTTTTTPSTKGNGNTQACAACKYQRRKCAPDCILAPYFPHDRQRQFLNAHKLFGVSNITKIIKHLDQPDKDEAMRTIIFQSDVRANDPVGGCYRIIREMQHLIEYNKAELDIILHQLAICRAQAQQVHQQQHQNPIQMPEIGDQNMCDLLINGDPLSLCGNPMGHFHYIQQPQPPHHAVALQQEQPQEQQQQLPYVFVQNNANSNNNSDNNNGGPHAHPHHQHLHEDVSIWAMQDSMSSLDIKQCGGGMNGIANGCEDLKPFLDQMGCGDDHDRNNGEVVDINGDHQHRFK comes from the exons ATGAGTAGTAGTAGCCATAGCCATAACCACACTCATCACATTTCGACGACAACCACAACACCGTCAACAAAAGGCAACGGCAACACGCAGGCTTGCGCTGCGTGCAAATACCAGCGCAGAAAGTGCGCCCCCGACTGCATTCTAGCCCCTTACTTCCCCCACGACCGCCAGCGCCAGTTCCTCAACGCTCACAAGCTCTTTGGCGTCAGCAACATCACGAAAATCATCAAACACCTTGACCAGCCCGACAAGGATGAGGCCATGCGCACCATCATCTTCCAGTCTGACGTTCGCGCCAACGATCCCGTTGGCGGTTGTTACAGAATCATTCGCGAGATGCAGCACTTGATCGAGTACAACAAGGCTGAGCTCGACATTATTCTTCACCAGCTAGCCATATGCAGAGCTCAGGCACAACAAGTTCATCAACAACAGCATCAAAACCCTATTCAAATGCCGGAAATCGGAGATCAAAACATGTGCGATCTATTGATTAACGGGGATCCTTTGAGCTTGTGCGGCAACCCAATGGGGCATTTCCATTACATTCAACAACCTCAGCCTCCTCACCATGCAGTTGCACTGCAGCAAGAACAACCgcaagaacaacaacaacaactgcCTTATGTGTTTGTTCAAAACAACGCCAATAGCAACAACAATAGTGACAATAATAATGGGGGCCCACATGCACATCCACATCATCAACATTTGCATGAAGATGTGAGCATATgggccatgcaggattctatGTCTTCCTTGGATATCAAGCAATGTGGTGGTGGGATGAATGGGATTGCCAATGGATGTGAGGATTTGAAGCCGTTCCTTGATCAGATGGGTTGTGGTGATGATCATGACAGAAATAATGGGGAGGTGGTCGATATTAACGGTGATCATCAACACAG gttcaaataa
- the LOC126612641 gene encoding LOB domain-containing protein 22-like isoform X1, with product MSSSSHSHNHTHHISTTTTTPSTKGNGNTQACAACKYQRRKCAPDCILAPYFPHDRQRQFLNAHKLFGVSNITKIIKHLDQPDKDEAMRTIIFQSDVRANDPVGGCYRIIREMQHLIEYNKAELDIILHQLAICRAQAQQVHQQQHQNPIQMPEIGDQNMCDLLINGDPLSLCGNPMGHFHYIQQPQPPHHAVALQQEQPQEQQQQLPYVFVQNNANSNNNSDNNNGGPHAHPHHQHLHEDVSIWAMQDSMSSLDIKQCGGGMNGIANGCEDLKPFLDQMGCGDDHDRNNGEVVDINGDHQHSEEALLRVHRAS from the exons ATGAGTAGTAGTAGCCATAGCCATAACCACACTCATCACATTTCGACGACAACCACAACACCGTCAACAAAAGGCAACGGCAACACGCAGGCTTGCGCTGCGTGCAAATACCAGCGCAGAAAGTGCGCCCCCGACTGCATTCTAGCCCCTTACTTCCCCCACGACCGCCAGCGCCAGTTCCTCAACGCTCACAAGCTCTTTGGCGTCAGCAACATCACGAAAATCATCAAACACCTTGACCAGCCCGACAAGGATGAGGCCATGCGCACCATCATCTTCCAGTCTGACGTTCGCGCCAACGATCCCGTTGGCGGTTGTTACAGAATCATTCGCGAGATGCAGCACTTGATCGAGTACAACAAGGCTGAGCTCGACATTATTCTTCACCAGCTAGCCATATGCAGAGCTCAGGCACAACAAGTTCATCAACAACAGCATCAAAACCCTATTCAAATGCCGGAAATCGGAGATCAAAACATGTGCGATCTATTGATTAACGGGGATCCTTTGAGCTTGTGCGGCAACCCAATGGGGCATTTCCATTACATTCAACAACCTCAGCCTCCTCACCATGCAGTTGCACTGCAGCAAGAACAACCgcaagaacaacaacaacaactgcCTTATGTGTTTGTTCAAAACAACGCCAATAGCAACAACAATAGTGACAATAATAATGGGGGCCCACATGCACATCCACATCATCAACATTTGCATGAAGATGTGAGCATATgggccatgcaggattctatGTCTTCCTTGGATATCAAGCAATGTGGTGGTGGGATGAATGGGATTGCCAATGGATGTGAGGATTTGAAGCCGTTCCTTGATCAGATGGGTTGTGGTGATGATCATGACAGAAATAATGGGGAGGTGGTCGATATTAACGGTGATCATCAACACAG TGAGGAAGCATTGTTAAGGGTACATAGAGCGAGTTGa